CCAGTCGAACACGTCGACCGGACAGTTCTCCAGGCACGCCCCGTCGGCGATGCAGATGTCGTAGTCGACGGCGACGTGGGCGCCGTGGATGCCGAGCTTCTCCGGCGGGTCGACCGGCCCCCACACGTCGAGGCCGTTCTCCTCGCCGACGTGCTCGCGGTTCTCGTCGAAGTTCGGATCGATTCCCATTGCCGACGCTTACCGCGACACGTACAAAAACGCCGGCATCCGTGGGATGCGGAAGCGTCGCCGGCGCGGTCGCGGCGGGCGACGGCAAGCGGGGTCGAGACGGCAAGCGCGGTCGCCACGGGCGACACGGTTACGGTCGACGTGAACGACCCCTCTGCGTGAACCGCGTCAACGCCGACGATCTCGACTGGGAGGAGACCGACCGCGGCGAGGAGGTGGGGTGGCGCCGCAAGCGACTCGCCGCCGCCGCCGGCGGCGACGACCTCGGGTGTAGCCTCTATGAACTCCCGGCGGGCAAGCGCGCGTGGCCGTTCCACTATCACGCGGGCAACGCCGAGGCGCTGTACGTCCTGTCGGGCGAGGGGACGTTGCGCCACGCGGACGGGACGACACCGCTCCGCTCCGGCGATTACGTCGCGCTCCCGTCCGGCGAGGACGGCGCACACCGGGTGATCAACGACTCCGACGGGGCGCTGCGGTACCTGATGGTCTCGACGATGCGCGACCCGGAGGTGCTCGTGTACCCCGACTCCGACAAGGTGGGCGCGATGGCCGGTGCGGCGCCCGGAGGCGAGGGGGAGCGCGACGTGAGCGCGTACTTCCGCCGCGGCGACGCGGTCGACTACTGGGACGGCGAGGAGGGGTAGCGGGGCGGGAGCCCGGTCGCCCGAAACCACATATCGGCCGAGCCCGTAGATCGGCGTATGTCCGTCCCCCGCCTCGTGTACGACGACGACTGCGGCTTCTGCACGTTCGTCGTCTCGCACGCGCTGGAGCTGGGCGAGTTCGAGGCCGTCGGCTTCTCCGAGCTGGCCGCGGACGACGAGCTGCGCGCACGACTGCCCGACGACTACGAGGAGTGCATGCACCTCGTCACCGACGCCGCGGTGTACTCCTGCGGCGAGGCGCTCGAGGCCGTCGCCAAGCGCACCGGCGCCGCGGGCTGGTGGCTCACCGCGGCCGCGAAGGGACTGCCGAAGTACCCGCAGGCCCGTGAGAAGATCTACCGGTGGGCGGCCGACCGCAGGGACCTGTGGGGGAAGCTCGCGCGGCGCGACTCGCCGTCGAACGGCAACGCCTCGTCGTAGTCGCCGTCGCGTCCGGCGCCTCAGGCGTCCGGGATCTCGGGGGCGTCGGTCCGCCGCAGCGCCGCCCGCCCGGGGGCCAGGTCCCGCGGCGGCGCGCCCGGGAGGTACGCCTCCAGCGCCCCGCGGATCACGTCCACCTCCGCGGGATCGAAGCGCTCGCGGCCGTCCTCGATCGCCGCCAACGCGTCGAGCTCCGGGAACCCCTCGGTCGCGTCCCCGGCCTCGACCGCCGTTCGAACCCCGTCGAGGAGCGCGGCGTGGACCACCCACGCCTCCTCACGGGAGAACGCGAGCGTCCGCCATCCGCCCTCGACCGGTTTTGCCATCTCGATT
This genomic stretch from Halobaculum roseum harbors:
- a CDS encoding thiol-disulfide oxidoreductase DCC family protein, giving the protein MSVPRLVYDDDCGFCTFVVSHALELGEFEAVGFSELAADDELRARLPDDYEECMHLVTDAAVYSCGEALEAVAKRTGAAGWWLTAAAKGLPKYPQAREKIYRWAADRRDLWGKLARRDSPSNGNASS
- a CDS encoding 4Fe-4S dicluster domain-containing protein encodes the protein MGIDPNFDENREHVGEENGLDVWGPVDPPEKLGIHGAHVAVDYDICIADGACLENCPVDVFDWVDTPDHPESEKKVEPTREDQCIDCMLCVDICPVDAIDVDASRS
- a CDS encoding cupin domain-containing protein, which encodes MNRVNADDLDWEETDRGEEVGWRRKRLAAAAGGDDLGCSLYELPAGKRAWPFHYHAGNAEALYVLSGEGTLRHADGTTPLRSGDYVALPSGEDGAHRVINDSDGALRYLMVSTMRDPEVLVYPDSDKVGAMAGAAPGGEGERDVSAYFRRGDAVDYWDGEEG